Proteins from a single region of Takifugu rubripes chromosome 4, fTakRub1.2, whole genome shotgun sequence:
- the LOC101062462 gene encoding cone cGMP-specific 3',5'-cyclic phosphodiesterase subunit alpha'-like: MADKDTVEKFLDNNPEFAKVYYEKKVKADVITAAFNNQVQVKDPASYKDLSTIQEAEFIFELIKEIQSSNPLEKILHKILQRIALLIQADRCSYFGCRARNGTPELSTILFDVTHNSPLEKNVVNPNVEIVFPTDMGVVGWTAHSKKPQNIPDVKKDSHFSDFVDKQTKYTTKCVITAPVMSGKEPIGVIMALNKQGAEDFSKSDQELFNKYVNFAAVVVMQAHTSYMWDVESRKSQVLLWAASKVFEELTDIERQFHKALYTVRTYIKCERYSVGLLDMTKDKEFFDEWAIKLGDQEPYKGPKTPDGREISFYKIIDYLLEDKEEIKVIPGPPADHWALVSGLPSYVAENGMICNMMNAAADDYFTFQKEAVDESGWKIKNVLALPIVNKKEEIVGVATFFNRKDGKPFDENDEQIIESLTQFLGWATLNSDTYDKLNRTEWRKEVAQEMLMYQTKASLSDVQTILNTQEKFGSDPEDCDQKEMYKLLKSNIPDAKTVDLHEFHFSDFPLSEFELIKCGIRCFFELGVVEKFKVQAETLTRWMYTVRKGYRDITYHNWRHGFNVGQTMFTLLLTGKLKKYYSDLDAFAMVAAGFCHDIDHRGTNNLYQTKSLSPLAKLHSSSVMERHHLEYSKTLMEDENLNIFQNLQKRQFETVQHLFEVCIIATDLALYFKKRTMFQKLVESMQAMPEEKERISYVSNNPTRKEIIMAMMMTACDLSAITKPWEVQSKVALMVAAEFWEQGDLERTVLEQQPIPMMDRNHADELPKMQCGFIDFVCSFVYKEFAHFHSEIQPMFDGLNNNRCEWKALADVHEAKIKAIEDGKKKPEEPDQSGGKSKTCVIC; encoded by the exons ATGGCAGACAAAGACACTGTGGAGAAGTTCCTGGACAACAACCCAGAGTTTGCCAAGGTCTATTATGAGAAGAAAGTGAAGGCTGATGTGATCACGGCTGCCTTCAACAACCAGGTGCAGGTCAAAGACCCGGCATCCTACAAAGATCTGTCCACCATCCAGGAGGCCGAGTTCATCTTTGAGCTCATCAAGGAGATACAGAGCAGCAACCCGCTGGAAAAGATCCTGCACAAGATTCTCCAGAGGATTGCTCTGCTGATCCAGGCAGATCGCTGCAGCTACTTTGGCTGCAGGGCTCGTAACGGGACACCTGAGCTGTCCACCATTCTCTTCGACGTGACACACAATTCCCCCTTAGAGAAAAATGTCGTCAACCCCAATGTGGAGATTGTTTTTCCCACCGACATGGGAGTCGTTGGTTGGACGGCCCATTCCAAGAAGCCTCAGAACATTCCCGATGTTAAGAAG GATTCTCATTTCAGTGATTTTGTGGACAAACAGACCAAATACACCACAAAATGCGTGATTACAGCTCCCGTCATGAGTGGGAAGGAGCCCATTGGCGTCATCATGGCCCTCAACAAACAAGGCGCTGAGGACTTCTCAAAGAGCGATCAGGAG CTCTTTAACAAGTACGTGAACTTTGCTGCAGTTGTGGTTATGCAAGCACACACCTCTTATATGTGGGATGTAGAATCTAGGAAAAGCCAG gTGTTGCTGTGGGCGGCCAGCAAAGTGTTTGAGGAGCTGACGGATATTGAGAGGCAGTTTCACAAAGCTCTGTACACAGTCAGAACGTACATCAAGTGTGAAAGATACTCTGTGGGACTGCTGGACATGACCAAAGACAAG GAATTTTTCGATGAGTGGGCAATCAAACTAGGGGACCAGGAGCCCTACAAAGGCCCCAAGACCCCTGATGGCAGG GAAATTAGCTTTTACAAGATTATCGACTACTTGCTGGAAGACAAAGAGGAGATTAAAGTTATTCC TGGCCCTCCAGCAGACCACTGGGCCCTGGTCAGTGGGCTCCCCTCATATGTGGCGGAGAATGGAATG ATCTGCAACATGATGAACGCTGCGGCGGACGATTACTTCACCTTTCAG AAAGAAGCGGTGGACGAGAGTGGGTGGAAGATCAAGAACGTCCTCGCGCTTCCGATTGTcaacaaaaaggaagaaatcgTCGGAGTCGCCACCTTCTTCAACAGAAAAGATGGCAAGCCCTTTGATGAGAATGATGAGCAGATCATAGAA TCTCTAACCCAGTTCCTTGGCTGGGCCACCCTGAATAGCGACACGTACGACAAACTGAACAGGACAGAGTGGAGGAAAGAGGTCGCCCAGGAGATGCTCATGTACCAGACGAAGGCCTCACTGAGCGACGTGCAGACCATTCTG AACACTCAGGAGAAATTTGGCTCTGACCCTGAAGACTGCGACCAGAAGGAGATGTACAAGCTGTTG AAATCAAACATCCCTGATGCGAAGACTGTGGACTTGCATGAGTTCCATTTTAGCGACTTCCCCCTGTCAGAGTTTGAGCTCATCAAATGTGGCATCCGCTGCTTCTTCGAGCTGGGGGTGGTGGAAAAATTTAAAGTTCAAGCGGAG ACCCTGACACGATGGATGTACACGGTCCGCAAGGGATACCGCGACATCACCTACCACAACTGGAGACACGGCTTCAATGTGGGACAAACCATGTTTACGCTGCTGCTT ACTGGTAAGCTGAAGAAGTACTACTCAGACCTTGATGCCTTCGCCATGGTCGCTGCTGGATTCTGCCATGATATTGACCACAGAGGGACCAACAACCTCTATCAGACAAA GAGTCTATCCCCGCTGGCCAAACTGCACAGCTCCTCAGTCATGGAGCGACATCACCTTGAGTACAGTAAAACGCTGATGGAGGATGAG AACCTGAACATCTTCCAAAACCTTCAGAAGCGTCAGTTTGAGACAGTGCAGCATCTGTTCGAAGTCTGCATCATCGCCACAGATCTGGCCCTCTACTTCAA GAAGAGAACAATGTTCCAGAAACTGGTGGAAAGCATGCAGGCAAtgccagaggagaaagagaggatcAGCTACGTCTCCAACAACCCGACCAGGAAGGAAATCATCAT GGCCATGATGATGACAGCCTGTGACCTGTCAGCCATCACAAAGCCGTGGGAGGTTCAAAGCAAG GTCGCTCTGATGGTGGCGGCAGAGTTTTGGGAACAGGGAGATCTTGAGAGGACAGTCCTGGAGCAGCAACCTATT CCCATGATGGACAGAAACCACGCCGACGAGCTACCAAAGATGCAGTGTGGTTTCATTGACTTTGTCTGCTCCTTTGTATACAAG GAGTTTGCTCATTTCCACTCAGAAATCCAGCCCATGTTCGACGGGCTTAATAACAACAGGTGCGAGTGGAAAGCCCTGGCAGATGTCCACGAGGCCAAGATAAAGGCAATTGAGGATGGGAAGAAGAAGCCGGAGGAACCAGATCAAA GTGGCGGAAAGTCAAAGACGTGCGTGATCTGTTAA